One genomic region from Fictibacillus marinisediminis encodes:
- a CDS encoding Ger(x)C family spore germination protein has product MNGLQKKMIVFLGLVLILTGCWDQKQLKDTIFAASSSFEEGKKGEIITNIAIQSYTAKEIQSINKTYKTQAASPRNARVKLNDQLSSVLMYAKNQTFLVQNKLASKGILPLLDILYRTPESPLNAKYIIVKGSPGTILSLEQVGQELIGSYLAGLIDTAETNSQVPKETIQSMCTILFDKGKGLGLPYVKLNETNKTASVLGIALFHRDKFSGVTLNRKESKLLLLLANRKNKHMINSDKVKVDGKKENISYEVNKSDAELEISKGSAGHLVVNIPMTIDITINEFPHDHLDSKKEITLLEDHLGKMLQHQAYSVMKKTQKANCDFLGIGRELMAYHPEIWKKQNWDKDYRKITFKPKVKVSLNYKGIIN; this is encoded by the coding sequence TTGAACGGGCTTCAGAAAAAGATGATTGTATTTTTGGGTCTAGTGCTCATCCTGACTGGCTGCTGGGATCAAAAACAATTAAAGGATACGATATTTGCTGCATCCAGTTCCTTTGAAGAGGGAAAAAAAGGGGAGATTATCACGAATATCGCGATCCAATCCTATACGGCAAAGGAAATTCAATCGATCAATAAAACCTATAAGACTCAGGCTGCTTCACCACGGAATGCGAGAGTTAAATTGAACGACCAGCTATCCAGCGTTTTAATGTACGCAAAGAACCAAACTTTCCTCGTGCAGAACAAACTGGCTTCTAAAGGGATTCTGCCTTTGCTTGACATTCTCTATCGGACACCGGAAAGTCCATTAAACGCAAAATACATTATTGTCAAGGGGAGTCCTGGAACCATCCTTTCTTTAGAACAAGTGGGCCAGGAACTCATCGGGAGCTATTTGGCAGGATTGATTGATACAGCTGAAACCAATTCGCAAGTTCCAAAAGAAACCATCCAGTCAATGTGCACCATACTTTTTGACAAGGGGAAAGGGCTTGGTCTCCCCTATGTCAAATTGAATGAAACGAATAAAACGGCCTCTGTACTCGGAATCGCCCTCTTTCACAGGGACAAATTTTCAGGGGTCACATTGAACAGAAAGGAATCCAAATTGCTGCTCTTACTTGCCAATCGTAAAAACAAGCATATGATCAACTCTGATAAAGTGAAGGTAGATGGAAAGAAGGAAAACATCTCATATGAAGTCAATAAATCGGATGCCGAGCTTGAAATTTCGAAGGGTTCTGCAGGTCATTTGGTTGTAAACATACCCATGACGATCGACATTACGATCAATGAATTTCCACATGATCATTTAGATTCCAAGAAAGAAATTACTTTGTTAGAGGATCACTTGGGCAAGATGCTGCAGCACCAGGCATACAGCGTAATGAAAAAAACACAAAAAGCAAACTGTGATTTTCTTGGAATCGGAAGGGAATTAATGGCCTATCATCCGGAGATATGGAAAAAGCAGAATTGGGATAAAGACTATCGAAAGATCACCTTCAAGCCAAAGGTAAAGGTAAGTCTTAATTATAAAGGGATCATCAATTAA